A stretch of bacterium DNA encodes these proteins:
- the bamA gene encoding outer membrane protein assembly factor BamA codes for MIIANRQTSLRYLFFILFFIILTQLLFAQEPPITYTIQTIGFIGNQEIPSSELVQVVPIRAGQEYSRDSVIEGKYNILSFYGEHGYIYAKVKELLYVNETTGDIALTYEISEGKKAYFGKISLVGNTKTHDRVIWRKLTIRPGEVYNRKEVFTSQRKLMLLGYFDEVKIEPANPTVEEEIVDLIISVKERQTGLISLGTGYSTEEGVRGYARYRQTNLFGKGQRFGASVYLSEQGDLVERGREVNLDFYEPYLFNTMNGFGSNIYFRRENLENYSLRRRGGKMYVERSSADGRIKYSAQYRLEENQMCYIKNTVDPEIIALEGTKTDLGVFSVNLTKDTRDNLANPHRGQLQSLTAELAYRWLGSEADYYKVYADLRTYFQLFKSEWILGFRTAGGFAEPFGHSDSIPIYERFYAGGGESVRGIKDRYLGPKDLDGYPVGGDAILLLNVELRFPIYKQFGGVVFYDYGNVWEKLSDVNLNDMQSSVGIGFRYQTPIGPFRIDYGIKIPKEDNGRFHISVGQTF; via the coding sequence ATGATAATTGCTAATCGACAAACTTCATTGCGATATTTATTTTTCATACTTTTTTTTATAATTCTTACTCAACTATTATTTGCACAAGAGCCTCCTATAACCTATACAATCCAAACTATCGGGTTTATAGGAAATCAGGAAATTCCATCAAGCGAATTAGTGCAAGTGGTTCCGATACGTGCTGGGCAAGAATATAGTCGTGATTCGGTCATTGAAGGAAAATATAATATACTATCATTTTATGGAGAACATGGTTATATTTATGCCAAAGTGAAAGAATTACTCTATGTGAATGAAACCACCGGTGATATCGCGTTAACCTATGAAATTTCTGAAGGGAAAAAAGCCTATTTCGGGAAAATTAGTCTGGTCGGCAATACCAAAACACATGACCGTGTCATCTGGCGAAAACTCACCATTCGTCCGGGAGAAGTATACAATCGGAAAGAGGTGTTTACGTCACAACGGAAATTAATGTTATTAGGATATTTCGATGAAGTTAAAATTGAACCAGCGAATCCGACTGTGGAAGAAGAAATTGTCGATTTGATTATTTCGGTGAAAGAGCGGCAGACCGGATTGATCAGTTTGGGAACCGGATATAGCACGGAAGAAGGGGTTCGTGGCTATGCGCGATATCGGCAGACGAATTTGTTTGGAAAAGGGCAGCGGTTTGGAGCGAGTGTCTATTTATCCGAACAAGGTGATTTAGTCGAACGTGGCCGAGAGGTCAATCTCGATTTTTATGAACCGTATTTGTTTAATACCATGAACGGATTCGGTTCGAACATTTATTTCCGACGAGAAAATCTAGAAAATTATAGTCTTCGACGTCGTGGCGGAAAGATGTATGTAGAACGGAGTTCAGCCGATGGTCGAATAAAATATTCGGCTCAATATCGATTGGAAGAAAATCAGATGTGTTATATCAAAAACACTGTTGACCCAGAAATCATTGCGCTGGAAGGAACGAAAACTGACCTCGGAGTTTTCAGTGTTAACCTTACAAAAGATACCCGGGATAATTTAGCGAATCCACACCGGGGACAACTTCAATCGTTAACCGCAGAATTAGCGTATCGCTGGCTAGGGTCAGAAGCAGACTATTATAAAGTGTATGCAGATTTACGGACCTATTTCCAATTATTCAAATCGGAATGGATATTAGGGTTCCGAACCGCTGGCGGGTTTGCTGAACCGTTTGGTCACTCCGACTCTATCCCAATCTACGAACGATTTTATGCGGGTGGCGGCGAATCGGTTCGTGGGATTAAAGACCGGTATCTCGGTCCAAAAGATTTAGATGGTTATCCCGTTGGTGGCGATGCGATATTATTATTGAACGTAGAATTGCGCTTCCCGATCTATAAACAATTCGGCGGGGTCGTTTTCTATGACTACGGCAATGTTTGGGAGAAACTCTCTGATGTTAATCTAAATGATATGCAATCGTCGGTTGGTATTGGGTTCAGGTATCAGACGCCAATCGGTCCATTCCGCATTGATTATGGTATTAAAATTCCGAAAGAAGATAATGGCCGATTCCATATTAGTGTGGGTCAGACGTTCTAA